The following proteins are co-located in the Maridesulfovibrio sp. genome:
- a CDS encoding secretin N-terminal domain-containing protein, with the protein MMRLARKIGWFVVLVMIFSVVGTGVGVAQAAPKGENLIEINFRQTDIMAVLEFYSHLMGKTFIPNPELKGPVTVISPKPVTRFEALRLLYSVLDMKGYTLVQQSGYYKIVSKSMAVHEGLNVDSITVGGDQMVTEVIMLKYLKAADVIADFRQILSPEGSIFSGKSNNYIVFTDTAANVNKIKELISHIDMPGSLPLSKTYSLQYIEAKTVAPMLTKLYSEKVGKVNQSTVQILSMDETNSLIVLAPESVHDDITTIISKLDVRTMQVSIKAYLVEVTLTDETKLGFEWMFSTNADGTDLKGALDFGHIFDPTGIANTAQEALKFSIINSDNFKMMMNFFASDDSARVVSAPHIVALDNQKASIAVGTEIPILKLTQTSVTSQQNVIKTYDHRKFGMQLDITPTIAENRDVTLKIDQTLSSLLADDTDPDKWQSTDRAASTTVLVKDAQTLVIGGLMTVNSALDKKGAPYLRNMPVLGPLFGSQDDSMTKSELLLFLTPYVIATPDEADAMSGLRKAQSPLAVDEFGLIFDL; encoded by the coding sequence ATGATGAGACTTGCCCGCAAAATAGGATGGTTTGTCGTTCTGGTAATGATTTTTTCCGTTGTTGGGACGGGGGTTGGGGTTGCCCAAGCTGCGCCAAAAGGGGAAAATCTGATTGAGATAAATTTCCGGCAGACGGATATCATGGCTGTGCTGGAATTCTATTCGCATCTCATGGGCAAGACATTTATTCCCAACCCTGAGCTTAAAGGTCCGGTTACGGTTATCTCACCGAAACCCGTGACCAGATTTGAAGCCCTGCGCTTGCTGTATTCCGTGCTGGATATGAAAGGCTATACCTTAGTACAGCAGAGCGGTTATTATAAGATTGTTTCCAAAAGTATGGCTGTGCATGAAGGGCTGAATGTTGATTCCATAACTGTCGGCGGAGACCAGATGGTCACCGAAGTCATCATGCTCAAGTACCTGAAAGCTGCAGACGTAATAGCTGATTTTCGGCAGATTCTGTCACCTGAAGGATCAATTTTTTCAGGTAAATCCAATAATTATATCGTCTTCACAGATACTGCCGCCAATGTGAACAAGATTAAGGAATTGATCAGTCACATTGATATGCCCGGTTCCCTGCCGTTATCAAAGACTTATTCCCTGCAGTATATTGAGGCCAAGACAGTGGCTCCGATGCTGACCAAGCTTTATAGCGAAAAGGTAGGCAAGGTTAACCAGAGTACTGTTCAGATTCTTTCCATGGATGAGACAAATTCCCTCATCGTGCTGGCCCCGGAAAGCGTGCATGACGATATCACTACAATTATATCCAAGCTTGATGTCCGCACCATGCAGGTCTCCATAAAGGCTTACCTTGTTGAGGTTACCTTGACGGATGAAACCAAGCTCGGTTTTGAGTGGATGTTCTCCACCAATGCGGACGGTACCGACCTCAAGGGAGCATTGGATTTCGGGCATATATTCGATCCTACCGGAATAGCCAATACAGCGCAGGAGGCTTTGAAGTTTTCCATCATCAATTCGGATAACTTCAAGATGATGATGAACTTTTTTGCCTCTGACGATAGTGCCCGCGTGGTTTCCGCGCCGCATATAGTGGCTTTGGATAACCAGAAGGCGAGTATTGCCGTGGGTACGGAAATACCTATTCTTAAGCTGACCCAGACTTCGGTGACCTCCCAGCAGAATGTAATCAAGACCTATGATCACCGTAAATTCGGCATGCAGCTTGATATCACGCCCACCATCGCGGAAAACCGGGACGTAACTCTCAAGATAGACCAGACCCTGTCCAGCCTGCTTGCTGACGACACTGATCCTGACAAGTGGCAGTCCACGGACCGTGCGGCTTCCACCACCGTGCTGGTCAAGGATGCCCAGACTCTTGTTATCGGTGGCCTCATGACAGTTAACAGCGCCCTTGACAAGAAAGGGGCGCCTTATCTGCGGAATATGCCCGTGCTTGGTCCTTTGTTCGGTTCTCAGGATGATTCCATGACCAAGTCGGAACTGTTGTTGTTCCTGACTCCATATGTAATTGCCACACCTGATGAGGCTGATGCGATGAGTGGCCTGCGTAAGGCTCAGAGTCCCCTAGCGGTGGACGAATTCGGTTTGATTTTCGACCTTTAG
- a CDS encoding PDZ domain-containing protein, protein MEKYLHKAAADVFFRLALIVACLTLLGSLIILSLPEPQPGAVNYVDATRDIPPPDPLTYPYYSFFTTKRRHIFQYGQLNLVQRSYKRTAPALPPGPDVSGLSLMATMPGEKKSYAIISGINGGASTLVTLGQTVRESILVEIASNHVTLARNDQNVTLPMNTVWDEQAESLLSESGISKRSGVSYTLAVPADVEGKDGTANVKGLGVNLVPLTEMERKDMGLNSGRGLKVTRVLRKDTGLLPEDLLLAVSGSPVGSIAQVSDRLKSKIGKDVFLTIIRKGKPMNVNITLP, encoded by the coding sequence ATGGAAAAATATTTACATAAAGCTGCTGCGGATGTTTTTTTCAGGCTGGCGCTTATTGTCGCATGCCTGACCTTGCTCGGTTCCCTGATTATTCTTTCCCTGCCTGAACCGCAGCCCGGAGCAGTAAATTATGTGGATGCCACACGTGATATTCCGCCTCCTGATCCGCTGACCTATCCCTACTATTCATTTTTTACCACCAAGCGCCGCCATATCTTTCAGTATGGACAGCTTAATCTGGTGCAGCGTTCCTACAAGCGCACGGCCCCTGCCCTGCCACCAGGACCGGATGTCTCCGGCTTGTCACTTATGGCGACTATGCCGGGAGAAAAGAAATCATATGCGATTATCAGCGGTATTAACGGCGGTGCTAGCACTCTGGTTACATTGGGTCAGACTGTCAGGGAGAGCATTCTTGTGGAAATTGCTTCCAACCATGTGACCCTGGCCCGAAATGATCAGAATGTGACCTTGCCTATGAATACCGTCTGGGATGAACAGGCTGAAAGTCTGCTGAGCGAGTCCGGAATTTCGAAAAGATCCGGGGTTTCATATACGCTGGCAGTTCCTGCGGACGTGGAAGGCAAAGACGGCACAGCTAATGTCAAAGGACTGGGAGTGAACCTTGTTCCGCTCACTGAAATGGAGCGCAAGGATATGGGACTTAATTCAGGACGTGGATTGAAAGTGACCCGCGTGTTACGCAAGGATACAGGTTTGCTGCCGGAGGATTTGCTTCTGGCTGTTTCCGGAAGTCCCGTAGGTTCAATTGCGCAGGTCAGTGATAGATTGAAAAGCAAGATTGGCAAGGATGTGTTTCTGACAATTATTCGTAAAGGAAAACCTATGAATGTGAACATCACGCTTCCCTGA
- the gspM gene encoding type II secretion system protein GspM, whose protein sequence is MNILLAFWNKLDPRDRRALGICLIFLLSVVLYMGILSPLGNMYEATVQEQVELKQEIQLNTPKAMVLPDREAKLRQVKDEYESLKRQLDLVDRRDWSSSDIYNEIRDYASITGVVIKEMRPLSQKHNAFLSSQPMDVTFSGSFTAIEKFIYYLETSPQVFVVSEISLTGKSGAMQGGLVVSKFSIPAKADSKMPDHAVSLVLSMPPWIGYAPFEIARHNGWLHSNGTRVECYFSEHEKTNFEKLYAGEIDGTATHALELVQLLTRGVDLRIVAPLAQFKTGDVLMVAGNSAIKTVQDLRGKTVFVQTGGTAHYFLYEVLKKNGMSLSDITVSDMSREIVAQSLRAGLIEAGVTFEPFVSRLQKMRIARPVAGPSEVDNWSLQFLVLREDALSGNGKAVETLINGFSRAVRWWQENPDEAVQFLSANNPQGVSQNTIDEVMKSVRFLTPEKARAYFCTEPEVDNSMDEYFRKYEDFFKQELGYEVIVPKADVLDWSYARKVYNCTARANATHGAGG, encoded by the coding sequence ATGAACATCCTGCTTGCCTTCTGGAACAAACTTGATCCGCGTGACCGCCGTGCTTTGGGCATATGCCTGATTTTTCTGCTTTCCGTAGTGCTTTATATGGGAATTTTGTCTCCGCTAGGCAATATGTATGAAGCCACGGTTCAGGAACAGGTTGAGTTAAAACAGGAAATTCAGCTCAACACTCCCAAAGCCATGGTTCTGCCTGACCGGGAAGCCAAGTTGCGTCAGGTTAAAGATGAATATGAATCCCTTAAACGGCAGTTGGACCTTGTTGACCGCAGGGATTGGAGCTCTTCGGATATTTATAATGAAATCCGGGACTATGCGTCTATCACCGGGGTTGTCATCAAGGAAATGCGTCCGCTTTCGCAAAAGCATAATGCTTTTTTGAGCAGCCAGCCCATGGATGTGACTTTCAGCGGTTCTTTCACAGCCATTGAGAAATTCATTTATTATCTGGAGACCTCTCCGCAGGTCTTTGTTGTTTCGGAAATTTCACTGACCGGTAAGAGCGGTGCCATGCAGGGCGGTCTGGTCGTCAGCAAGTTTTCCATCCCGGCCAAGGCAGATTCCAAGATGCCGGATCATGCGGTCAGTCTCGTGCTCTCCATGCCGCCTTGGATCGGGTATGCTCCTTTTGAAATCGCCCGTCACAACGGATGGCTTCATTCGAACGGTACGCGCGTCGAGTGCTATTTCTCCGAGCATGAAAAAACAAATTTTGAAAAATTATATGCCGGAGAAATCGACGGTACTGCTACCCATGCACTGGAGCTTGTACAACTCCTGACCAGAGGGGTGGACCTGCGCATAGTGGCTCCCTTGGCGCAGTTTAAAACCGGGGATGTCCTTATGGTTGCCGGAAATTCGGCTATCAAAACTGTGCAAGACCTGCGCGGTAAAACCGTTTTTGTTCAAACAGGCGGAACTGCTCATTACTTTCTGTATGAAGTTCTCAAAAAGAACGGCATGTCGCTTTCGGATATTACGGTGAGTGATATGTCCCGTGAAATTGTGGCGCAAAGTTTGAGAGCTGGCCTTATCGAAGCCGGGGTCACCTTTGAACCATTTGTCAGCCGATTACAGAAAATGCGCATTGCCAGACCTGTGGCGGGACCGTCCGAGGTGGATAACTGGAGTCTGCAGTTTCTGGTTCTGCGCGAAGATGCTTTGTCAGGTAACGGTAAGGCGGTTGAAACCCTCATTAACGGTTTTTCCCGTGCAGTGCGCTGGTGGCAGGAAAACCCGGACGAGGCCGTACAGTTCCTGAGCGCCAATAATCCGCAAGGAGTTTCGCAGAATACCATCGATGAAGTTATGAAGAGTGTCCGCTTTCTTACTCCTGAAAAGGCGCGGGCTTATTTCTGTACCGAGCCGGAAGTGGACAACTCCATGGATGAATATTTCAGGAAATATGAGGACTTTTTTAAGCAGGAGCTCGGCTATGAAGTGATCGTTCCCAAGGCAGATGTCCTTGATTGGAGTTATGCCCGCAAGGTGTACAATTGTACTGCGCGTGCAAACGCTACGCACGGGGCAGGGGGCTGA
- a CDS encoding PilN domain-containing protein: MNLKKLCKMIPLPCPLGKNARIALLFDVQGSCASSLEYSSKDKQWQPLAQPPEADKPSPCVMVLPLSVAALCRNPNPAKEQKDAVADLESEAGQRLFRSLETGGREIRCYSGNKGLNATLGWISNEYLHGCLDTAKEMGFQVTSIVLPEFDLKVSGPTLLMSRENGETRLCCIHKKVPVIWEVVPDVGPSLESALGVVLAQLEAEEKPKPERVVLWIPPGGSGEPDGFAELIEKVLPGIPLEQVRSYEDFLPLLRMNRTKSSFHESLEEWKRIPLTPKDYVRSGLAIAGAVAGCLLLFFAVIHMNTQDAKVLKQEAHKILFLAKRTDLVTMEIREYVRRNNDILRYTVKKPFVSHVFRDLGDSVPAQVKLDTMRLDQSGKITLQGEAKSEISLMALLENLSSTEIFSNAVLSSMSKLDQGQGFRFVVELEFPAWQNFFKSKKKQEETQ; this comes from the coding sequence ATGAATTTAAAGAAGTTGTGCAAAATGATTCCGCTCCCCTGCCCCTTGGGGAAGAACGCCCGGATAGCCCTGCTGTTTGACGTACAGGGCAGTTGCGCATCTTCGCTTGAATATTCTTCCAAAGATAAGCAGTGGCAACCTCTAGCCCAACCGCCTGAAGCGGATAAGCCCAGCCCATGCGTTATGGTTTTGCCGTTGTCCGTGGCGGCCTTGTGTCGCAATCCTAATCCGGCCAAGGAACAGAAGGATGCGGTGGCAGATCTTGAGTCGGAAGCCGGTCAGCGTTTATTCCGTTCCCTTGAGACCGGAGGACGGGAAATCCGTTGTTACAGCGGCAACAAAGGCTTGAACGCAACTCTCGGCTGGATTTCTAACGAGTATCTGCATGGATGTCTGGATACAGCAAAGGAGATGGGATTTCAGGTTACGTCCATTGTGCTGCCTGAGTTCGACCTGAAGGTTTCCGGTCCGACCCTGCTTATGTCCCGTGAAAACGGGGAAACCCGTCTGTGTTGCATTCATAAGAAAGTCCCCGTGATCTGGGAGGTTGTTCCTGACGTAGGCCCGTCCTTGGAAAGTGCTCTTGGGGTGGTTCTCGCTCAGCTTGAAGCGGAGGAAAAGCCGAAGCCGGAAAGGGTGGTGCTTTGGATTCCTCCCGGCGGATCAGGGGAACCTGACGGTTTTGCAGAGCTGATTGAAAAGGTACTGCCCGGTATCCCGCTGGAACAAGTTCGGTCCTATGAAGACTTTTTGCCATTGCTGCGTATGAACCGCACCAAAAGCTCATTCCATGAAAGTCTTGAAGAGTGGAAGCGCATTCCCCTTACGCCGAAAGATTATGTGCGTTCGGGGCTTGCGATTGCGGGTGCTGTTGCGGGCTGCCTGCTGCTCTTCTTCGCCGTGATTCATATGAATACTCAGGATGCCAAGGTCCTTAAGCAGGAAGCGCATAAGATTTTGTTTTTGGCCAAGCGGACTGATCTGGTGACAATGGAGATTCGGGAATATGTACGCCGTAACAATGATATTTTAAGATATACGGTGAAGAAGCCCTTTGTTTCCCATGTGTTCCGCGATCTGGGTGATTCTGTTCCGGCTCAGGTGAAGCTGGACACCATGCGTCTTGATCAATCCGGCAAGATCACCCTGCAGGGGGAGGCAAAAAGTGAAATCAGCCTCATGGCACTGCTGGAAAATTTGAGCAGTACAGAGATTTTTTCTAATGCGGTGCTCTCTTCCATGAGTAAGCTGGATCAAGGGCAGGGATTCCGTTTTGTGGTGGAACTTGAATTTCCCGCTTGGCAAAATTTTTTCAAGTCCAAGAAGAAGCAGGAGGAAACGCAATGA
- a CDS encoding type II secretion system protein GspK, which translates to MLKNVTGHTNVSAEQGFALVVTLWVMAILGIMAASFSYEAVCETKVESWSSQDRRAYNLARGGVHRAAGIIREHARDPVHSITDKWFSGETLYKDIKFGPGYYSIIRPEPGAAKKKKSGKDSKAAKDAEVLSYGFIDEESRLNINVATMSQLQGFPNISNVLASNIILYRTKKHGKDGKGIPPSVAMAKGLVDGPIRSLDELLQVKGMTRDILYGSSGAEGIAGYLTCFSSGKVNINTAGKEVLHAVGFTTGQVQNLLAYRLTGWKGFASVAAALSTLAAASQSTHIEPFLAVQSKNFSMTCLAGFVPGRQVERITARVSVDKDQLRFTRWESESLPRI; encoded by the coding sequence ATGCTTAAGAATGTGACCGGACATACGAATGTTTCCGCAGAGCAGGGATTTGCTCTGGTGGTTACGCTGTGGGTCATGGCCATTCTGGGTATTATGGCTGCTTCGTTTTCTTATGAGGCTGTCTGCGAGACAAAAGTGGAAAGCTGGAGCAGTCAGGATCGTAGGGCTTACAATCTGGCGCGCGGCGGTGTTCACAGGGCGGCGGGGATTATCAGGGAACATGCCCGCGATCCCGTGCACAGCATCACGGATAAGTGGTTTTCCGGGGAGACTCTATACAAGGATATCAAGTTCGGGCCGGGATATTATTCCATTATTCGTCCTGAGCCGGGAGCTGCGAAAAAGAAAAAGTCAGGCAAGGATTCCAAGGCCGCTAAGGATGCTGAAGTTTTGAGCTACGGCTTTATTGATGAGGAGTCGCGTCTGAACATCAATGTCGCCACCATGTCACAGTTGCAGGGGTTTCCTAATATTTCCAACGTGCTGGCCTCGAACATTATCCTGTACCGGACCAAGAAACATGGCAAGGATGGCAAAGGTATCCCTCCGTCCGTGGCAATGGCTAAAGGTTTGGTCGACGGGCCGATCCGCAGTCTGGATGAATTGCTGCAGGTAAAGGGAATGACGCGGGATATTTTGTACGGCTCCTCCGGTGCAGAAGGTATTGCCGGCTATCTGACCTGTTTTTCATCGGGTAAGGTGAATATCAACACCGCCGGGAAGGAAGTGCTTCATGCAGTTGGGTTCACCACAGGGCAGGTCCAGAATCTGCTGGCCTACCGCCTTACGGGCTGGAAAGGTTTTGCCTCGGTGGCTGCGGCGCTGAGTACCTTGGCTGCGGCTTCTCAGAGTACTCATATTGAACCGTTTTTGGCTGTGCAGTCCAAGAATTTCAGCATGACCTGTCTGGCCGGATTTGTTCCGGGCAGGCAGGTCGAGCGCATTACGGCCAGAGTCAGTGTGGATAAGGATCAATTACGTTTCACCCGCTGGGAATCCGAATCCCTGCCGCGAATATGA
- a CDS encoding prepilin-type N-terminal cleavage/methylation domain-containing protein, protein MITRTSPTTEPATDQSGFTLLELLVAITIGSVVFTAVYSIFVTATRVERGAQAVLSPMRSAAYVFSMLGRDVRNLDPLCSASDISCQDSKCQFPVLDEKGNRIWVRYVLKESTLWREERKDKKGKPEKGKPISKMELCSGVVETRFKLTARGHGGSAAGAGITAVTGPGMIGMVLDFKEGPSRRSVFRSQVLLEVTPQQKAG, encoded by the coding sequence GTGATAACGCGGACATCACCAACTACTGAACCAGCTACAGATCAAAGCGGGTTTACCCTTCTTGAACTGTTGGTGGCGATTACTATCGGTTCGGTTGTCTTTACTGCTGTTTATTCGATCTTCGTCACCGCTACGAGGGTGGAAAGGGGCGCTCAGGCCGTACTTTCACCCATGCGTTCAGCCGCTTATGTGTTCAGCATGCTCGGCAGGGATGTCCGCAATCTGGACCCGCTCTGTTCGGCTTCTGATATCAGCTGTCAGGATAGTAAATGCCAGTTCCCTGTTCTGGATGAAAAAGGAAACCGGATTTGGGTCCGTTATGTTCTCAAAGAAAGCACTCTCTGGCGGGAAGAGCGCAAGGATAAGAAGGGCAAGCCGGAGAAAGGAAAGCCGATTTCAAAGATGGAGCTTTGTTCCGGGGTGGTTGAAACCCGATTCAAGCTTACCGCAAGGGGGCATGGCGGAAGTGCCGCAGGAGCGGGGATAACGGCTGTAACCGGACCGGGAATGATCGGAATGGTTTTGGATTTTAAGGAAGGGCCATCACGAAGGAGTGTTTTTCGTTCACAGGTTTTGTTGGAAGTAACACCGCAGCAGAAGGCAGGCTGA
- the gspG gene encoding type II secretion system major pseudopilin GspG has protein sequence MHKGRRGFTLIEMLVVIVIIGVLAAIVAPRFFGKTDEAKVAAAKAQIEDFSMALQSYQLDTGNFPTTQQGLNALVVKPTTPPVPENWHGPYMSKNTIPKDPWNNPYVYTAPGKHSPDFDLLSYGKDGKPGGTGDNADITNY, from the coding sequence ATGCATAAAGGAAGACGCGGTTTCACACTTATTGAAATGCTGGTGGTTATCGTGATTATCGGCGTGCTGGCGGCTATCGTGGCCCCAAGGTTTTTCGGCAAGACCGATGAAGCCAAGGTTGCGGCGGCCAAGGCGCAGATCGAAGATTTTTCAATGGCCCTGCAAAGCTATCAGCTGGATACAGGGAATTTCCCAACGACCCAGCAGGGACTTAATGCCTTGGTGGTAAAACCCACAACTCCGCCAGTCCCTGAGAACTGGCATGGACCGTACATGAGTAAAAATACCATTCCAAAGGACCCGTGGAATAATCCGTATGTGTACACCGCTCCCGGCAAGCACAGCCCGGATTTTGACCTGCTCAGTTACGGCAAGGACGGCAAGCCCGGAGGAACAGGTGATAACGCGGACATCACCAACTACTGA
- a CDS encoding PDZ domain-containing protein — MKSALRLQMNFSRILLLFLLGMFLAGCQLKADPIDIGYQPMPRPLMGLKLKVVQKEMHVVEEEGKEETSKDQDRALLVMDCKPDSPAQKGGVQPGDILLEIDGVPVQGMRDSTFIMQRKRPGGNVALTLFRNGKIVKLGIHLPVDVPVSKAVKTTSGGAS; from the coding sequence ATGAAATCAGCACTACGTTTGCAAATGAATTTTTCCCGAATCCTGCTCTTATTTTTATTGGGCATGTTTCTGGCTGGGTGTCAGCTCAAGGCGGACCCTATCGATATCGGTTACCAGCCCATGCCCCGTCCGTTGATGGGCCTCAAGCTCAAGGTTGTGCAGAAGGAAATGCACGTTGTTGAGGAGGAAGGGAAGGAAGAGACCAGCAAGGATCAGGATCGTGCCCTTCTGGTAATGGATTGCAAACCCGATAGTCCTGCACAAAAGGGTGGTGTCCAGCCCGGAGATATTCTTTTGGAAATAGACGGTGTTCCGGTGCAGGGTATGCGGGATTCAACATTCATCATGCAGCGCAAGCGTCCGGGCGGTAATGTCGCCCTGACCCTGTTCAGAAACGGCAAGATCGTTAAACTTGGAATTCATCTGCCTGTTGACGTCCCGGTCTCCAAGGCGGTCAAAACTACAAGTGGGGGGGCTTCTTGA
- a CDS encoding prepilin-type N-terminal cleavage/methylation domain-containing protein: MCAKSCNSGFSLLEVMVAMAILSIGLVAVAGVYSQATASLSQVEGYERAGLEAEMRLASFLNQGNIKSGTTSGKCETLPHGRWKIVSKKEDGYSGVSRVRITVLFFTEGREHEYVLETAQVEQTLPAQSKTQTKDKKK, encoded by the coding sequence ATGTGCGCTAAATCCTGTAACTCCGGTTTCTCCCTGCTGGAAGTCATGGTTGCCATGGCTATCCTGTCCATCGGGCTGGTTGCAGTGGCCGGAGTTTATTCACAGGCAACCGCTTCCCTGTCGCAGGTGGAAGGGTACGAGCGGGCCGGTCTGGAAGCTGAAATGCGGCTGGCCTCTTTTCTTAATCAGGGAAATATCAAGTCGGGAACAACATCCGGTAAATGCGAAACCCTGCCCCACGGAAGATGGAAGATCGTCAGCAAAAAAGAGGATGGTTATTCCGGTGTGAGCCGGGTTAGGATCACAGTACTTTTCTTCACCGAAGGCAGGGAACATGAATATGTTCTGGAAACTGCACAAGTCGAGCAAACCCTGCCTGCGCAGAGTAAAACCCAGACCAAGGACAAGAAAAAATGA
- a CDS encoding type II secretion system protein produces MDFQPRKNLNHAPVRNGFTLLELIVVMVIMSIVMAVLLPRLSGQLTGNSLRAAVADLGAIATSARFRAADTGKQHILVINKETKNLKLLSADKGEILSLTSLPARVAVKDMELLGKSVSGHEMRIIFFPRGTATPARFKLVSEKQESLQLIVAGADGGVYVR; encoded by the coding sequence ATGGATTTTCAGCCTCGTAAAAATCTGAATCATGCACCTGTCCGAAACGGGTTTACACTGCTGGAGCTAATTGTGGTCATGGTCATCATGTCCATAGTAATGGCTGTTCTTCTGCCGCGCCTAAGTGGTCAGCTTACGGGCAATTCTCTGCGTGCCGCTGTTGCCGATCTCGGGGCTATAGCCACCTCTGCCCGCTTCAGGGCTGCTGATACCGGTAAACAGCATATCTTGGTTATCAATAAAGAAACAAAGAACCTTAAGCTGTTGAGCGCTGACAAGGGTGAGATACTGAGCCTGACCTCACTGCCTGCAAGGGTGGCTGTGAAGGATATGGAACTTCTGGGGAAATCTGTTTCAGGGCATGAAATGCGTATCATTTTTTTTCCACGGGGAACTGCGACGCCGGCCCGTTTCAAGCTGGTTTCCGAGAAGCAGGAAAGCCTGCAATTGATTGTCGCCGGAGCTGATGGGGGCGTGTATGTGCGCTAA